Part of the Virgibacillus natechei genome is shown below.
TGACCACAGAGCCATTGGACTACCCATTGTATAAAATAATGTCAGCGTTTCGCATTGCTCAATTGGTGTGTTGCTCGTACACTTTATGGTCTCCATGCCCCGATTTTCCCGTTTAAATTGTAAGTCATAAAAATAATTGCTCGCAACAATAGACCCGAGACTATGGCTGATCACACATAACGGAGCATTTGGACCTGCTTTTTTCCTTAATTTATTAAGGCTTGTAGCCACAATAGAATGAACCTTGTCATAATTTTGATTCCCCATTGTAGTTGGCTGGTATCCAATCGCATCCGCTAGAAACTCTATTACAAACTGTCGTAGCCTGGAATATCTCAGATCCGCATTTTCTTGTAATCGATCCGATAGTTCAGCTTGTTCTGGTTCAAATACGGAAGACCAGAAAACAGGCTCAAACACCAACTCCTTCTCCACATTTTTAATGGATAGCTTTTTCGCAAAATCTCGGGAAACACGTGTAATGATTTCATCTGCAAAATTTTCATCTGGCGTACCCGCACCATGAATAACAGCAACCGCA
Proteins encoded:
- a CDS encoding chemotaxis protein, whose translation is MVAQKIAVAVIHGAGTPDENFADEIITRVSRDFAKKLSIKNVEKELVFEPVFWSSVFEPEQAELSDRLQENADLRYSRLRQFVIEFLADAIGYQPTTMGNQNYDKVHSIVATSLNKLRKKAGPNAPLCVISHSLGSIVASNYFYDLQFKRENRGMETIKCTSNTPIEQCETLTLFYTMGSPMALWSLRYIDFGSPITVPSPMIQKFYPTTYGEWLNFYNKNDVLAFPLKAVNEAYDAAVTKDVPVNTGGLLTSWNPLSHNHYDTDDEVIKTIVDGLVRTWRSANG